A region from the Musa acuminata AAA Group cultivar baxijiao chromosome BXJ1-10, Cavendish_Baxijiao_AAA, whole genome shotgun sequence genome encodes:
- the LOC135595750 gene encoding beta-fructofuranosidase, insoluble isoenzyme 3-like, which yields MGMGRPSGAWSTPWLVVVLVHWLLCATERRRGAVVEASHVEFASLQSVPASVVDNRLRTGYHFQPPRNWINDPNGPMYFNGVYHLFYQYNPNGSVWGNIVWAHSVSTDLVNWIALDPAIRPSKPFDINGCWSGSATVLPGNRPAIFYTGIDPQQRQLQNVAYPKDLSDPYLREWVKPDYNPVIAPGDGINASAFRDPTTAWRGPGTHWKLVVGSKWNRRGKAILYRSRDFVHWVKAKHPLHTVKDTGMWECPDFYPVAVKGRRGLDTSAYGDGVKHVLKVSLDLRKYEYYTLGKYYHYQDKYVPDNTSADDHTGLRYDYGNFYASKTFFDPKKQRRILWGWAKESDAEDVDVAKGWAGIQAIPRTIWLDSSGRQLIQWPIEELESLRGKHVVVEHKKVSGGNSFEVEGINSSQADVEVAFEVSGLEKAEAFDPSWATDAEALCGQKRADVKGGVGPFGLLVLASAKMEEKTAVFFRIFKAEHKHVVLMCHDPSRSSMRPNLYRPTFAGYVDVDIAKTGKISLRSLIDHSVVESFGAEGKTCITSRVYPSLAIGKDAHLFVFNNGSADVKVSELKAWEIRRPLMNGS from the exons ATGGGGATGGGGAGGCCGAGCGGAGCTTGGTCGACCCCGTGGTTGGTGGTGGTTCTTGTGCATTGGCTCCTCTGCGCCACCGAGAGGAGGCGAGGGGCGGTGGTGGAGGCCTCCCATGTGGAGTTTGCATCCCTCCAATCTGTTCCTGCCTCCGTCGTCGACAACAGGCTGAGGACTGGGTATCACTTCCAGCCCCCGAGGAACTGGATCAACG ATCCAAATG GACCCATGTACTTCAATGGCGTCTACCACCTCTTctaccagtacaaccccaatggcTCCGTGTGGGGTAACATCGTGTGGGCCCACTCGGTGTCGACCGACCTCGTCAACTGGATAGCACTCGACCCGGCCATCCGCCCCAGCAAGCCATTCGACATCAACGGATGCTGGTCCGGCTCCGCCACCGTCCTCCCCGGCAACAGGCCTGCGATCTTCTACACCGGCATCGACCCCCAGCAGAGACAACTGCAGAACGTTGCGTACCCCAAGGATCTGTCCGACCCTTACCTCCGCGAGTGGGTCAAGCCCGACTACAACCCGGTGATCGCCCCTGGCGACGGCATCAACGCCAGCGCGTTCCGCGACCCGACTACGGCGTGGCGCGGTCCCGGCACGCACTGGAAGCTCGTGGTGGGGAGCAAGTGGAACCGGAGGGGGAAGGCCATTCTGTACCGGAGCAGGGATTTCGTGCACTGGGTCAAGGCCAAGCACCCGCTGCACACGGTCAAGGATACCGGCATGTGGGAGTGCCCGGACTTCTACCCGGTGGCGGTGAAGGGGAGGCGAGGGCTGGACACGTCCGCGTACGGCGACGGCGTGAAGCATGTGTTGAAGGTCAGCTTGGACCTGCGAAAGTACGAGTACTACACGCTGGGGAAATACTACCACTACCAAGACAAGTACGTGCCGGACAACACGTCGGCGGACGATCACACTGGTTTGAGGTATGACTATGGGAACTTCTACGCCTCCAAGACGTTCTTCGATCCGAAGAAGCAGCGAAGGATCTTGTGGGGGTGGGCGAAAGAGTCGGACGCCGAGGACGTCGACGTAGCTAAGGGCTGGGCTGGAATCCAG GCTATTCCGAGAACCATTTGGCTGGATAGCAGCGGTCGACAACTTATCCAGTGGCCAATCGAAGAGCTCGAATCCCTCAGAGGCAAACACGTTGTTGTCGAGCACAAGAAAGTCTCGGGTGGCAACTCCTTTGAAGTGGAAGGAATAAACTCCTCGCAA GCGGATGTGGAGGTAGCATTCGAAGTCTCAGGCTTGGAAAAAGCTGAGGCCTTTGATCCGTCCTGGGCGACTGATGCCGAAGCACTCTGTGGCCAGAAGAGGGCGGACGTCAAAGGTGGGGTTGGGCCATTCGGCCTCCTGGTATTGGCTTCAGCCAAGATGGAAGAGAAGACTGCTGTCTTCTTCAGGATCTTCAAAGCTGAACACAAGCATGTGGTCCTCATGTGCCATGATCCTTCCAG GTCCTCCATGAGGCCAAATCTATACAGGCCGACCTTTGCGGGCTATGTCGATGTGGATATAGCTAAAACTGGCAAGATCTCTTTGAGGAGCTTG ATCGATCACTCTGTAGTGGAGAGCTTTGGGGCCGAAGGCAAGACATGCATTACATCCAGAGTTTATCCCAGCTTAGCCATCGGAAAAGATGCTCATCTCTTCGTGTTCAACAATGGATCAGCGGACGTCAAAGTCTCTGAGCTGAAGGCATGGGAGATTAGGAGACCTCTCATGAATGGATCATAG